The Populus nigra chromosome 14, ddPopNigr1.1, whole genome shotgun sequence genome has a segment encoding these proteins:
- the LOC133672940 gene encoding probable E3 ubiquitin-protein ligase ATL44, with protein MPRFSRILYASADADADADAAAPPAAVNVQSDLMVILAALLCALLCVVGLILMARCACIRRVTGGSPSSDKANKGVKKKNLQLLPRFSYSAGDGSGEGGGATTKFGSTECAICLGEFVEGDEVRVLPQCGHSFHVVCIDTWLRSHSSCPSCRKILVVARCQKCSHFPASTSSASCGGGAATGEDCNVKNSDTNHHAQEM; from the coding sequence ATGCCTCGCTTTTCAAGAATCCTCTACGCCTCCGCGGATGCGGATGCGGATGCGGATGCGGCAGCGCCCCCAGCGGCTGTTAACGTTCAGTCTGACCTTATGGTTATATTAGCAGCTCTTCTGTGTGCATTACTATGCGTGGTGGGGCTTATTTTGATGGCTCGTTGTGCCTGCATCCGCCGTGTTACCGGTGGGTCACCGTCTTCGGACAAAGCTAACAAGggtgtgaagaagaagaacctcCAGCTGCTGCCCAGGTTCAGTTACTCTGCTGGAGATGGTAGCGGAGAAGGTGGTGGCGCCACCACCAAGTTTGGATCAACAGAGTGCGCAATTTGCTTGGGTGAGTTTGTTGAAGGAGATGAAGTTAGGGTTTTGCCTCAGTGTGGACATAGCTTCCATGTTGTCTGCATTGACACATGGCTTAGGTCTCATTCCTCTTGTCCCTCTTGCCGTAAGATTTTGGTGGTGGCTAGGTGTCAGAAATGCAGTCATTTTCCTGCTTCCACCTCCTCCGCCTCCTGTGGTGGTGGAGCTGCCACTGGAGAAGATTGCAATGTTAAAAACAGTGATACCAATCATCATGCCCAAGAAATGTAG
- the LOC133672532 gene encoding MLO-like protein 10 isoform X1, giving the protein MKVLLGLSLTGVFGGVVVEAATESSATTRQLDQTPTWAVASVCAVIIIISILLEKILHKVGTWFTEKHKQALFEALEKVKAELMILGFISLLLTFGQYNIAKICVPQDVAGTMLPCKKQGVTDKSSSTKGEEEPGRRLLWFDRRFLAGAKGAVKCKDGYEQLITVDGLHQLHILIFFLACFHVLFSVITMTLGRLKTRAWKRWELETLSHDYEFSNDPSRFRLTHETSFVRSHTSFWTRIPFFFYVGCFIRQFFISVSKSDYLTLRNGFITVHLAPGSKFNFQKYIKRSLEDDFKLVVGVSPVLWASFVIFLLLNVNGLQALFWASIIPVIIILAVGTKLQAILTMMALEITDRHAVVQGMPLVQASDKYFWFGRPQLLLHLIHFALFQNAFQITYFLWIWYSFGLKSCFHANFDLVIAKVALGVGALILCSYITLPLYALVTQMGSRMKKSVFDDQTSKALKKWHMLVKKRHAKGGKTPSRTLGSVSPSVSSVSSAHALQRFKTTGHSTRSSYTFDDQDESDLEAEASSPTTATTSFIVRMDDDDDDVTEVDVPRQEEETTNEDDFSFAKPAPPKKP; this is encoded by the exons ATGAAAGTGCTGTTAGGTCTGTCTTTAACGGGTGTTTTTGGAGGTGTAGTGGTTGAGGCAGCAACTGAAAGTAGTGCTACGACAAGGCAGCTTGATCAAACACCAACATGGGCTGTTGCTAGTGTTTGTGCtgttattatcatcatttctaTTCTCTTGGAAAAAATTCTTCACAAAGTTGGAACA tGGTTTACAGAAAAGCACAAGCAAGCTTTGTTTGAAGCCTTGGAGAAGGTTAAAGCTG AGCTGATGATTCTAGGGTTCATTTCACTGCTCCTGACTTTTGGGCAGTATAACATTGCAAAAATCTGTGTTCCCCAAGATGTTGCAGGCACCATGTTGCCTTGTAAGAAACAAGGTGTAACTGATAAAAGTAGTAGCACCAAAGGGGAAGAGGAACCTGGACGGAGACTTTTGTGGTTTGATCGTAGATTTCTAGCTGGTGCTAAGGGCGCAGTAAAATGCAAGGAT GGATACGAACAACTCATAACTGTTGATGGGTTGCATCAATTACACATCCTCATATTCTTTTTAGCATGCTTTCATGTGTTATTTAGTGTTATTACAATGACACTTGGGAGACTAAAG ACTCGCGCCTGGAAACGGTGGGAGCTGGAGACTTTGTCCCATGATTATGAGTTCTCAAATG ATCCTTCAAGATTCAGGCTTACTCACGAGACATCTTTTGTGAGATCACACACCAGTTTCTGGACTAGaattcctttcttcttttatgtt GGATGCTTTATCCGACAATTTTTCATATCTGTTAGCAAGTCTGACTACTTGACATTGCGCAATGGATTCATCACA GTCCATTTAGCTCCTGGAAGTAAGTTTAACTtccaaaaatacatcaaaaggTCATTGGAAGATGACTTCAAGTTAGTTGTGGGAGTAAG TCCTGTTCTGTGGGCAtcctttgttattttcttgcttCTGAATGTTAATG GATTGCAGGCTTTGTTCTGGGCTTCTATAATACCTGTGATT ATTATCCTAGCAGTTGGCACAAAACTTCAGGCCATTTTGACGATGATGGCTCTTGAAATCACTGACAGACATGCAGTAGTCCAAGGGATGCCTCTTGTTCAAGCCTCAGACAAATACTTCTGGTTTGGTCGGCCTCAGTTACTTCTTCATCTTATCCATTTTGCTTTGTTTCAG AATGCATTCCAGATAACATATTTCCTGTGGATATGG TATTCGTTTGGGTTGAAGTCTTGTTTCCATGCCAATTTTGATCTTGTTATAGCCAAAGTTGCTTTGGG GGTTGGAGCTCTAATTCTGTGCAGTTACATCACACTTCCTCTATATGCCCTTGTAACTCAG ATGGGTTCGCGTATGAAGAAATCAGTCTTCGACGATCAAACATCCAAGGCTCTGAAGAAGTGGCACATGCTTGTGAAGAAGAGGCATGCGAAAGGAGGAAAGACTCCTTCTCGGACGCTGGGAAGTGTAAGCCCAAGCGTGTCTTCTGTCTCTTCCGCACACGCATTGCAACGATTCAAAACAACCGGGCACTCAACGCGGTCATCATACACTTTCGATGATCAAGACGAGTCCGATTTAGAAGCCGAGGCATCGTCACCCACAACAGCAACAACCAGTTTTATTGTGAGaatggatgatgatgatgatgatgttacgGAAGTTGATGTGCCGCGCCAAGAAGAGGAAACCACAAATGAAGACGATTTCTCCTTTGCCAAGCCTGCCCCTCCAAAAAAACCATAG
- the LOC133672532 gene encoding MLO-like protein 10 isoform X2, whose protein sequence is MILGFISLLLTFGQYNIAKICVPQDVAGTMLPCKKQGVTDKSSSTKGEEEPGRRLLWFDRRFLAGAKGAVKCKDGYEQLITVDGLHQLHILIFFLACFHVLFSVITMTLGRLKTRAWKRWELETLSHDYEFSNDPSRFRLTHETSFVRSHTSFWTRIPFFFYVGCFIRQFFISVSKSDYLTLRNGFITVHLAPGSKFNFQKYIKRSLEDDFKLVVGVSPVLWASFVIFLLLNVNGLQALFWASIIPVIIILAVGTKLQAILTMMALEITDRHAVVQGMPLVQASDKYFWFGRPQLLLHLIHFALFQNAFQITYFLWIWYSFGLKSCFHANFDLVIAKVALGVGALILCSYITLPLYALVTQMGSRMKKSVFDDQTSKALKKWHMLVKKRHAKGGKTPSRTLGSVSPSVSSVSSAHALQRFKTTGHSTRSSYTFDDQDESDLEAEASSPTTATTSFIVRMDDDDDDVTEVDVPRQEEETTNEDDFSFAKPAPPKKP, encoded by the exons ATGATTCTAGGGTTCATTTCACTGCTCCTGACTTTTGGGCAGTATAACATTGCAAAAATCTGTGTTCCCCAAGATGTTGCAGGCACCATGTTGCCTTGTAAGAAACAAGGTGTAACTGATAAAAGTAGTAGCACCAAAGGGGAAGAGGAACCTGGACGGAGACTTTTGTGGTTTGATCGTAGATTTCTAGCTGGTGCTAAGGGCGCAGTAAAATGCAAGGAT GGATACGAACAACTCATAACTGTTGATGGGTTGCATCAATTACACATCCTCATATTCTTTTTAGCATGCTTTCATGTGTTATTTAGTGTTATTACAATGACACTTGGGAGACTAAAG ACTCGCGCCTGGAAACGGTGGGAGCTGGAGACTTTGTCCCATGATTATGAGTTCTCAAATG ATCCTTCAAGATTCAGGCTTACTCACGAGACATCTTTTGTGAGATCACACACCAGTTTCTGGACTAGaattcctttcttcttttatgtt GGATGCTTTATCCGACAATTTTTCATATCTGTTAGCAAGTCTGACTACTTGACATTGCGCAATGGATTCATCACA GTCCATTTAGCTCCTGGAAGTAAGTTTAACTtccaaaaatacatcaaaaggTCATTGGAAGATGACTTCAAGTTAGTTGTGGGAGTAAG TCCTGTTCTGTGGGCAtcctttgttattttcttgcttCTGAATGTTAATG GATTGCAGGCTTTGTTCTGGGCTTCTATAATACCTGTGATT ATTATCCTAGCAGTTGGCACAAAACTTCAGGCCATTTTGACGATGATGGCTCTTGAAATCACTGACAGACATGCAGTAGTCCAAGGGATGCCTCTTGTTCAAGCCTCAGACAAATACTTCTGGTTTGGTCGGCCTCAGTTACTTCTTCATCTTATCCATTTTGCTTTGTTTCAG AATGCATTCCAGATAACATATTTCCTGTGGATATGG TATTCGTTTGGGTTGAAGTCTTGTTTCCATGCCAATTTTGATCTTGTTATAGCCAAAGTTGCTTTGGG GGTTGGAGCTCTAATTCTGTGCAGTTACATCACACTTCCTCTATATGCCCTTGTAACTCAG ATGGGTTCGCGTATGAAGAAATCAGTCTTCGACGATCAAACATCCAAGGCTCTGAAGAAGTGGCACATGCTTGTGAAGAAGAGGCATGCGAAAGGAGGAAAGACTCCTTCTCGGACGCTGGGAAGTGTAAGCCCAAGCGTGTCTTCTGTCTCTTCCGCACACGCATTGCAACGATTCAAAACAACCGGGCACTCAACGCGGTCATCATACACTTTCGATGATCAAGACGAGTCCGATTTAGAAGCCGAGGCATCGTCACCCACAACAGCAACAACCAGTTTTATTGTGAGaatggatgatgatgatgatgatgttacgGAAGTTGATGTGCCGCGCCAAGAAGAGGAAACCACAAATGAAGACGATTTCTCCTTTGCCAAGCCTGCCCCTCCAAAAAAACCATAG
- the LOC133673339 gene encoding MLO protein homolog 1-like: MAAGGYGERSLKETPSWAAALVCAVFVVISIVIELGIHSLEKWFQKRQKKAMIEALEKLEAELMLLGFISLLITVGTKPISKICIPEKAGNTMLPCKKEAKKDYGNGDGRKLLWYAGDDISHRLLAPAASGDDYCSQKGKVSLVSQSGVHQLHIFIFVLAAFHVIYSVVIIALAKAKMKRWKSWELETTSLEYQFTNDPSRFRFTRQTSFVKRHTGLSATPGLRWIVAFFRQFFTSVTKVDYLTLRHGFINAHFAPNSKFNFHKYIKRSMEDDFKVVVGISIPLWICSIIFQLLNVYGWYTFTWLPFVPLAVILIVGAKLEIIIVEMAREIQDKTAVVKGVPVVEPSNKYFWFNRPDIILFLIHFTLFQNAFQTAYFLWTWYEFGLKSCFHDNLLEMLAKVVLAIILQFLCSYVTFPLYALVTQMGSHMKKAIFEEQTSKAIKKWQKSAKERRRLKNKAVADGSSNGFSMTSPDHQSGTPSRGTSPLHLLHKFKHNSTDIEGGLSTCTSPRSCFSETELSEIEGAAPSSDDYELRRQNNPKRLEESRSADFSFAMP, from the exons ATGGCTGCAGGTGGTTATGGAGAACGTTCTTTGAAGGAGACGCCCTCTTGGGCTGCTGCTCTGGTTTGTGCTGTTTTTGTTGTCATTTCTATTGTCATTGAACTTGGAATTCATTCCCTTGAAAAG TGGTTTCAAAAGCGACAAAAAAAGGCCATGATTGAGGCTCTAGAGAAACTTGAAGCAG AATTGATGCTCCTAGGCTTCATATCACTACTTATAACAGTTGGTACAAAACCAATTTCTAAGATCTGTATTCCTGAGAAAGCTGGAAATACCATGCTTCCTTGTAAGAAGGAAGCAAAGAAGGATTATGGGAACGGCGACGGGAGAAAGCTATTATGGTATGCTGGAGATGATATATCCCATCGCCTTCTTGCTCCCGCCGCCAGTGGGGATGACTACTGTTCCCAAAAG GGTAAAGTATCACTGGTTTCACAGTCAGGGGTTCATCAATTGCACATCTTCATATTTGTGCTGGCAGCATTTCATGTTATCTATAGTGTAGTGATTATTGCTCTGGCAAAGGCTAAA ATGAAGAGATGGAAATCTTGGGAATTGGAGACAACATCTCTAGAGTATCAATTTACTAATG ACCCTTCAAGGTTTAGGTTCACTCGTCAAACTTCATTTGTTAAGCGGCACACCGGCTTATCTGCAACGCCTGGTCTTAGATGGATT GTGGCCTTTTTTAGGCAATTTTTTACATCGGTAACAAAGGTTGATTACCTTACATTGCGACATGGATTCATCAAT GCTCATTTTGCACCAAACAGCAAATTCAACTTCCACAAGTACATTAAGAGATCAATGGAGGATGACTTCAAGGTTGTCGTTGGTATTAG CATTCCACTGTGGATATGCTCTATCATATTCCAGCTTCTCAATGTTTatg GATGGTATACATTTACATGGTTACCATTTGTACCACTAGCA GTAATCCTTATTGTCGGTGCAAAGCTGGAGATTATTATCGTGGAAATGGCTCGGGAGATCCAAGATAAAACTGCAGTGGTGAAAGGTGTTCCTGTGGTCGAGCCTAGCAACAAATACTTTTGGTTCAATCGCCCTGAtattattcttttcttaataCATTTCACCTTGTTCCAG AATGCCTTCCAGACGGCATACTTTTTGTGGACATGG TATGAATTCGGATTGAAATCATGCTTCCATGACAATTTGTTGGAAATGCTTGCAAAAGTTGTCCTTGCCATTATCCTTCAATTTTTATGTAGCTATGTCACCTTCCCTCTCTATGCCTTGGTAACTCAA ATGGGGTCTCACATGAAGAAAGCAATATTTGAAGAGCAAACATCAAAAGCAATAAAGAAGTGGCAAAAGTCAGCAAAGGAAAGGAGAAGGTTAAAAAACAAGGCAGTGGCAGATGGTTCATCAAATGGGTTCTCAATGACGAGTCCAGATCATCAGAGTGGTACCCCAAGCAGGGGCACATCACCATTGCacttgcttcacaagttcaaaCACAACTCTACAGACATTGAAGGTGGTTTAAGTACTTGTACCTCTCCTAGGTCTTGCTTTTctgaaactgagttgtctgaAATTGAAGGGGCAGCACCCTCTAGTGATGATTATGAATTGAGAAGGCAAAACAATCCTAAAAGACTAGAAGAAAGTCGTAGTGCTGATTTCTCTTTTGCCATGCCTTGA